The following coding sequences are from one Enterococcus sp. 4G2_DIV0659 window:
- the rnr gene encoding ribonuclease R: protein MTKQTIKEKILFFMENHTKKRFSMEEIAEGLQLQKSADFKLLVQTIAAMEREKLVEFNKKGKICLPQKSTSIEGTFRANERGFGFVTIDPEEADVYIPKEAVNYAMDGDIVAIDIVQPADPFSDRGAEGKVIDVIKRAITQVVGEFIAYDEKEVSETDLYGYAVPKDKKMAGLTFNIAAQGIKPVDGSIVIVEVTHYPEKEYPKSLEGLVKKVIGHKNDPGMDILSIVVAHGIPTSFPDEVIAQADNVPDTISQEDIEGRRDLRDQLIVTIDGEDAKDLDDAVTVQKLENGNYFLGVHIADVSYYVTEGSALDQEAYERGTSVYLTDRVVPMIPQRLSNGICSLNPNVPRLTMSCEMEITPEGHVVGHDIFQSVIQTSERMTYTAVNEILEEEKPETMKQYKKLIPMFQAMGELHHILETMRERRGAISFEDREAKVIVDTEGHPQDILLRTRGVGERLIESFMLVANETVAKHFTDLKLPFIYRIHEQPKEEKMQRFFDFAAVLGILVKGTKADITPKDLQNVLEQVSDKPEEAVINTMLLRSMQQARYSEDNYGHYGLAAEYYTHFTSPIRRYPDLIVHRLIRSYEGNVTDSLKEKWAQDLPDIADHSSKMERRAVEAEREVDSMKKAEFMADKIGEEYDGIISSVTRFGFFVELPNTIEGLIHVNNLKQDYFHFIENHMALVGERTGMTLKIGQKVKVKVEKSDPETREIDFEFLEAEEVERIEAPKQKKRQDDRRRRENDRKEKDKKPFTQKKNKKKGKKPFYKEVAKKKKGKKSKKK from the coding sequence ATGACAAAACAAACAATTAAGGAGAAAATCCTGTTTTTTATGGAAAACCATACAAAAAAACGTTTTTCCATGGAAGAAATCGCAGAAGGGCTACAATTGCAAAAGAGCGCAGATTTTAAATTGCTCGTTCAAACTATTGCAGCCATGGAACGTGAAAAATTAGTAGAATTTAATAAAAAAGGCAAAATCTGTTTACCACAAAAAAGTACCTCTATTGAGGGAACCTTTCGTGCAAATGAGCGTGGTTTTGGCTTTGTGACGATCGATCCTGAAGAGGCGGATGTTTATATTCCAAAAGAAGCAGTCAATTATGCAATGGATGGGGATATCGTGGCTATAGACATTGTTCAGCCAGCCGATCCGTTTTCTGATCGTGGCGCAGAAGGCAAAGTGATTGACGTCATCAAAAGAGCGATTACCCAAGTCGTTGGTGAATTTATTGCCTATGATGAAAAAGAAGTCAGTGAAACAGATTTGTATGGTTATGCCGTACCAAAGGATAAAAAAATGGCTGGGTTGACTTTTAATATTGCCGCACAAGGGATTAAGCCTGTTGATGGAAGTATTGTAATCGTAGAAGTGACTCATTATCCAGAAAAAGAATACCCTAAAAGTCTAGAAGGTTTAGTGAAAAAAGTGATTGGACACAAAAATGATCCTGGTATGGATATTTTGTCCATCGTAGTAGCTCACGGCATTCCTACCAGTTTCCCAGATGAGGTTATCGCGCAAGCTGATAATGTACCAGATACTATTTCACAAGAAGATATTGAAGGACGCAGAGACTTAAGAGATCAATTGATTGTAACGATTGATGGAGAAGATGCGAAGGATTTGGATGATGCTGTAACGGTTCAAAAATTGGAAAATGGCAACTATTTCTTAGGGGTTCATATTGCGGATGTTTCCTATTATGTAACAGAAGGAAGTGCGTTAGACCAAGAGGCTTATGAACGAGGTACGAGTGTTTATTTGACTGATCGTGTGGTACCAATGATTCCACAGCGTTTATCTAATGGTATTTGCTCACTGAATCCTAACGTACCTAGATTAACAATGAGCTGTGAGATGGAGATTACACCAGAAGGTCATGTCGTGGGTCATGATATTTTTCAAAGTGTGATCCAAACTAGTGAACGAATGACTTATACTGCAGTTAATGAAATTTTAGAAGAAGAAAAACCAGAGACAATGAAACAATATAAAAAATTAATCCCAATGTTTCAAGCGATGGGAGAGTTGCATCATATCTTAGAAACGATGAGAGAACGCCGAGGTGCGATTTCTTTTGAAGATCGTGAAGCAAAAGTTATAGTAGATACTGAGGGGCATCCACAAGATATTCTCCTTCGTACACGAGGTGTAGGGGAACGTTTGATTGAATCCTTTATGCTCGTTGCAAACGAAACAGTTGCTAAGCATTTTACAGATTTAAAATTGCCGTTTATCTATCGTATTCATGAACAACCGAAAGAAGAAAAAATGCAGCGTTTCTTTGATTTTGCGGCAGTCTTAGGTATTTTAGTCAAAGGGACTAAAGCAGATATTACACCAAAAGATTTACAAAATGTTTTAGAACAAGTGAGTGATAAGCCAGAAGAAGCTGTGATTAATACGATGTTATTAAGAAGCATGCAGCAAGCCCGATACTCAGAAGATAACTATGGACACTATGGGCTAGCAGCAGAGTACTACACGCATTTTACTTCACCTATTCGTCGTTACCCAGATTTGATTGTTCACCGTTTAATCCGTAGCTATGAAGGAAATGTTACTGATTCACTGAAGGAAAAATGGGCACAAGACTTACCAGATATTGCTGATCATAGTTCAAAAATGGAACGTCGAGCAGTAGAAGCCGAACGTGAAGTAGATTCCATGAAGAAAGCAGAATTTATGGCAGATAAAATTGGCGAAGAATATGACGGAATCATTAGTTCAGTTACTCGTTTTGGTTTCTTTGTCGAACTGCCGAATACAATCGAAGGTCTGATTCATGTGAATAATTTAAAACAAGACTATTTCCATTTTATTGAAAATCACATGGCTCTTGTTGGTGAACGCACAGGAATGACCTTGAAAATCGGTCAAAAAGTAAAAGTCAAGGTAGAAAAATCAGATCCTGAAACAAGAGAAATCGATTTTGAATTTCTCGAAGCAGAAGAAGTAGAACGGATCGAAGCGCCAAAACAAAAGAAACGGCAAGATGATCGCCGTAGACGAGAGAATGACCGGAAAGAAAAAGACAAGAAACCATTTACACAAAAGAAAAACAAGAAAAAAGGGAAGAAACCTTTTTATAAAGAAGTCGCAAAAAAGAAAAAAGGCAAAAAATCTAAGAAAAAATAG
- a CDS encoding alpha/beta hydrolase — protein MKIINLPKPLFTENGSRAVLLLHAYSGSSNDVRMLSRYLEKANYTVYSPNFSGHATYAPEDILAKTTEDWWQDTLDAIQFLKGKGYQQIAVFGLSMGGIFTMAALTKQLEGIIGGGFFCSPIVPVKNNVPENFLLYSERVLQLAGVSEAEQAERLVKIKQSSYEQLEDIERFSTRIADQLSQVSVPVFMAQAGKDEMIDPQGVYKTAKALQQTRYTLKWYPNSGHVLTVGSDHKQLEQDVLNFLTTLSWNEEKE, from the coding sequence GTGAAAATAATAAATCTACCTAAACCATTATTTACAGAAAATGGTTCTCGTGCCGTTTTACTTTTGCACGCATATTCAGGAAGTAGTAATGATGTCAGAATGTTAAGCCGTTATCTAGAAAAAGCAAACTATACTGTCTATTCCCCAAATTTTTCGGGACACGCAACCTATGCACCAGAAGATATTTTAGCGAAAACAACAGAAGATTGGTGGCAAGATACCCTAGATGCTATTCAGTTTTTAAAAGGAAAAGGCTATCAACAAATAGCTGTTTTTGGCTTGTCGATGGGTGGTATTTTTACGATGGCGGCACTGACAAAACAATTAGAAGGGATAATCGGCGGTGGTTTTTTCTGCTCACCAATTGTTCCAGTAAAAAATAATGTGCCGGAAAATTTCCTGCTTTATTCTGAGAGGGTGCTACAACTTGCCGGTGTTTCGGAAGCCGAACAAGCAGAACGGTTGGTCAAAATCAAACAGTCTTCTTATGAGCAATTAGAAGATATCGAGCGTTTTTCTACACGTATCGCGGATCAATTAAGTCAAGTGAGTGTTCCTGTTTTTATGGCACAAGCAGGTAAGGATGAAATGATTGATCCACAAGGTGTCTATAAGACAGCAAAAGCGCTCCAGCAAACACGCTATACATTAAAGTGGTATCCAAACAGCGGACATGTACTCACTGTTGGATCAGACCATAAACAATTAGAACAAGACGTATTAAACTTTTTAACTACGTTGTCTTGGAATGAGGAGAAAGAATGA
- the secG gene encoding preprotein translocase subunit SecG: MYNFILALVIILSVVMVIAVMMQPSKQNSAASAFTGGADKLFGKQKARGFEAVMQRATAVIGAVWMVLLFILVLLSSK; encoded by the coding sequence ATGTATAATTTTATTTTAGCACTTGTAATCATTCTCTCAGTTGTAATGGTTATTGCTGTAATGATGCAGCCAAGCAAACAAAATAGTGCAGCCAGCGCATTTACAGGCGGAGCAGACAAACTTTTTGGTAAACAAAAAGCACGTGGTTTTGAAGCTGTGATGCAAAGAGCGACAGCAGTTATTGGTGCTGTATGGATGGTACTATTGTTTATTTTAGTGTTATTATCTTCAAAATAA
- a CDS encoding GNAT family N-acetyltransferase translates to MEIKEEKNRFVLLNDENKEIGEMTWSDAGEEMMIIDHTFVEPSYRGQKLAEKLVYRGVEKARREGKKIIPLCPFAKKEFDTKPDYGDVLRK, encoded by the coding sequence GTGGAAATCAAAGAAGAAAAGAATCGTTTCGTACTGTTAAACGATGAAAATAAAGAAATCGGTGAAATGACTTGGTCTGATGCTGGGGAAGAGATGATGATTATTGATCATACATTTGTTGAACCAAGCTATAGAGGTCAGAAATTAGCAGAAAAACTTGTTTATCGTGGTGTGGAAAAAGCTCGTCGCGAAGGGAAAAAAATCATTCCGCTATGTCCATTTGCCAAAAAAGAATTTGATACAAAGCCTGATTATGGAGATGTATTGAGAAAATAA
- a CDS encoding (4Fe-4S)-binding protein translates to MNNNQINGKKVTEEVLLENGYRKYSGTELDIYYNKDICAHIGNCVRGNSAVFEVGRRPWIMTDNGSIDENIRVLDTCPSGALKYVRKDGK, encoded by the coding sequence ATGAACAACAATCAGATTAATGGGAAAAAAGTAACAGAGGAAGTCTTACTTGAAAATGGATATCGAAAATATTCAGGGACAGAATTGGACATTTATTATAATAAAGATATTTGTGCGCATATTGGTAATTGTGTTCGTGGAAATTCCGCTGTTTTTGAAGTTGGGCGTCGTCCTTGGATCATGACAGATAATGGCAGTATAGACGAAAATATTCGTGTACTGGATACCTGTCCAAGTGGGGCATTAAAATATGTTCGAAAGGATGGAAAATAA
- a CDS encoding heavy metal translocating P-type ATPase, translating into MKHLTKLMITITTGFLALFFEFVLHQSNLSYGIILVTGAVMSFSMLVEMIKTLKSGKYGVDILAITAIIATLAVGEYWASLMILIMLTGGDSLEDYAAKRANKELKSLLDNSPQKAHLLVNNELQDIKVETIIIGNQLVVKPGETVPVDGKVINGSSTVDESSLTGESRPISKKTGDLLMSGSINGDRSLTIEAEKTAADSQYQMIVKLVKESETQPANFVRMADRYAVPFTITAYVIAGVAWFISKDPTRFAEVLVVASPCPLILAAPIALVAGMSRSSRNGIVVKTGTTLEKLADTKTAAFDKTGTLTKGELSVASIVPVTESSTEELLLLAASAEQESSHILARSIVAAATSQQDLKKVSSLEEVTGSGVKATIDGHVIKVGKSSFVSSQRVTEIVNKTAIYVSKDDQYLGYITFTDSIRPEAKETMEELRQMNVAHLVMLTGDNKIIADDIAQKVGITDVHADCLPQDKINVLKKIPTSQRPVLMVGDGVNDAPSLTVADIGIAMGAHGATAASESADAVILKDDLKKVSTAIKISKDTMKIARQSVLIGIIICTVLMIIASTGVIPALFGAVLQEVVDTVSILSSLRAKND; encoded by the coding sequence ATGAAACATTTAACGAAGTTGATGATTACGATTACAACTGGATTTTTAGCTTTATTTTTTGAATTTGTATTACATCAATCCAATTTATCCTACGGAATTATCCTAGTAACAGGAGCAGTGATGAGTTTTTCTATGCTGGTTGAAATGATCAAAACGTTGAAGTCAGGGAAATATGGGGTAGATATTTTAGCAATCACGGCCATTATTGCTACGTTAGCAGTTGGTGAATATTGGGCAAGTTTAATGATTTTGATTATGCTGACAGGTGGAGACTCATTAGAAGATTATGCGGCGAAAAGAGCCAATAAAGAATTGAAATCATTGCTGGATAACTCGCCGCAAAAAGCGCATCTGTTAGTCAATAATGAACTACAAGATATCAAAGTAGAAACGATCATTATTGGTAACCAATTAGTTGTTAAACCAGGAGAAACTGTGCCAGTTGATGGAAAAGTCATCAATGGTAGTTCAACAGTGGATGAATCTTCTTTGACAGGAGAATCTCGACCTATTAGTAAAAAAACAGGTGATTTGTTAATGTCTGGTTCGATTAATGGAGATCGCTCGTTAACTATAGAAGCAGAAAAAACTGCTGCGGATAGCCAATATCAAATGATCGTTAAATTGGTCAAAGAATCAGAAACCCAACCAGCTAATTTTGTGAGAATGGCTGATCGTTACGCTGTTCCTTTCACAATAACAGCGTATGTGATTGCCGGAGTAGCTTGGTTTATTTCCAAAGATCCAACTCGATTTGCTGAGGTTTTAGTTGTTGCGTCTCCTTGTCCATTGATTTTAGCGGCGCCAATTGCCTTGGTAGCAGGAATGAGCAGATCTAGTAGAAATGGCATCGTTGTTAAAACAGGGACTACGTTGGAAAAATTAGCGGATACAAAAACCGCTGCTTTTGACAAGACAGGAACACTGACCAAAGGGGAACTATCTGTTGCTAGTATTGTCCCGGTTACTGAAAGTTCAACGGAAGAACTATTACTACTAGCAGCCAGTGCCGAGCAAGAGTCTAGTCACATTCTTGCGCGTTCAATCGTTGCAGCGGCCACTAGTCAACAAGATCTTAAAAAAGTCTCTAGCTTAGAAGAAGTAACGGGTTCTGGTGTCAAAGCAACAATTGATGGACACGTTATTAAAGTTGGCAAATCGTCATTTGTTTCATCACAACGAGTAACAGAAATAGTGAATAAAACGGCTATTTACGTTTCTAAGGACGACCAATATCTTGGCTACATTACATTTACTGATAGTATTCGACCCGAAGCAAAAGAGACGATGGAAGAACTGCGCCAAATGAATGTGGCACATTTGGTGATGTTGACAGGTGATAATAAGATAATCGCTGATGACATTGCTCAAAAAGTAGGAATTACGGATGTTCATGCTGATTGTTTACCTCAAGATAAAATCAATGTGCTAAAAAAAATCCCGACCTCTCAACGACCAGTGTTAATGGTGGGCGATGGTGTGAATGATGCGCCGTCTTTAACGGTAGCAGATATTGGCATTGCAATGGGGGCACACGGTGCAACAGCTGCAAGTGAATCTGCCGATGCAGTGATCTTAAAAGATGATTTGAAAAAAGTGAGCACGGCAATCAAGATATCTAAAGATACTATGAAAATCGCTAGACAATCTGTTTTAATTGGTATTATCATTTGTACGGTTCTCATGATCATCGCTAGTACTGGCGTTATACCAGCTTTATTTGGTGCAGTACTGCAAGAAGTTGTAGATACGGTATCAATACTTTCGTCACTGAGGGCGAAAAACGATTAG
- a CDS encoding cation-translocating P-type ATPase, which translates to MKNWFRKKRQIDDVPFNTSHEKAPIKSTDTIRIPANIKGLSEQEVQQLYNEGKYNKEVEDLSRTTKQIILDNSLTLFNFINLFLAVSVFLVGYPKNALFFWIIIINTAIGVIQEIHAKRTIDKLSIVNKTEVTVLRNDHLVKIFHDEIVLGDVLVLTLGNQVPSDAVVIQSDSLEVDESLLTGESDKITKEIGDKVMSGSFITSGLGFVKITAVGEDNFVSKLSKEAKTEKKSTSELMNSLNLLIKGLTFAIIPIGLLLFWTQYQSTHSFPKTVLGVSGALISMIPEGLMLLTSVAFAVGAANLARKQTLIQRLSCIETLARVDTICLDKTGTITDGSLTFKELIPQAGFPASEIERAMGEMMAALSDQNATAKVLRERFPLQQAAWKVKESIPFSSERKWSGITFEEKGSFVMGAPEFIYKDVPEPLKEKLAPYNEQGDRVLILVHFSDELTTAQLPNEKETVAIFIIADTIRENAIDTFSYFAKQDVTLKVISGDNPITVAQIAKQAGISGAENFVDMSSISEHTDFNELVEQTTVFGRVTPYQKRELIKALKQNGHTTCMTGDGVNDILSLREADVSVAMASGSDAARAVADVVLLNSDFSSMIQVLNEGRRVINNIERVASMYMVKTIYSAILAVTFIFLFLPYPFAPLQLTPINTLTVGIPSFILALEPNYQRIKGHFLTNILRISVPGALTVVFNILVLQLAGIWFDLSHQEVSTMCVLLTGCVGFQVLLKAARPLDLKKQIMVGLLLSAFLVCFVFFGDFFMLTSLFTRNVLFYLPLILGSRSIFNYISLFMSRAVHEIEKRKEHRMEKQKKRVI; encoded by the coding sequence ATGAAAAATTGGTTTAGAAAGAAAAGACAAATTGACGATGTACCTTTCAATACATCTCATGAAAAAGCACCAATAAAAAGTACGGATACTATACGTATTCCAGCTAATATAAAAGGCTTATCAGAGCAAGAAGTACAGCAATTGTACAATGAAGGGAAATATAATAAAGAAGTAGAAGATTTATCTAGAACAACCAAGCAAATTATTTTAGATAACTCTTTAACCTTATTTAACTTCATCAACTTATTTTTGGCTGTTTCCGTTTTTCTAGTTGGTTATCCTAAAAATGCGTTATTCTTTTGGATTATTATTATTAATACAGCGATTGGTGTCATTCAAGAAATCCATGCCAAAAGAACCATTGATAAACTTTCCATTGTGAATAAAACCGAGGTAACTGTTTTAAGAAATGATCACTTAGTAAAAATCTTTCATGACGAAATTGTTTTAGGCGATGTCTTGGTTTTAACGTTAGGAAATCAAGTTCCTTCTGATGCGGTTGTGATTCAATCAGATAGCTTGGAAGTGGATGAGTCGTTATTAACGGGAGAATCAGATAAGATTACCAAAGAAATTGGCGATAAAGTCATGAGTGGTAGTTTTATTACATCGGGCTTAGGATTTGTAAAAATCACGGCGGTCGGGGAAGATAATTTTGTTTCTAAGTTATCTAAAGAAGCAAAAACAGAGAAGAAATCAACATCTGAATTAATGAACTCTTTAAATCTGTTGATTAAAGGTTTAACCTTTGCGATTATTCCGATTGGTTTGTTGCTTTTTTGGACACAATATCAATCCACTCACTCATTTCCTAAAACGGTTTTAGGGGTTTCTGGTGCGTTGATTAGTATGATACCAGAAGGCTTGATGCTTTTAACCAGTGTTGCTTTTGCAGTAGGAGCTGCTAATTTAGCGAGAAAACAAACGTTGATTCAACGTTTATCTTGTATTGAAACACTGGCTCGGGTAGATACCATTTGTCTGGATAAAACTGGAACCATCACAGATGGCAGCTTGACGTTTAAAGAATTGATTCCTCAAGCAGGTTTCCCAGCAAGTGAGATTGAGCGGGCGATGGGTGAAATGATGGCAGCATTATCTGACCAAAACGCAACAGCAAAAGTCTTAAGAGAAAGATTCCCGCTGCAACAAGCAGCCTGGAAAGTAAAAGAGAGTATTCCATTTTCATCAGAGCGGAAATGGAGTGGAATCACATTTGAAGAAAAAGGCTCTTTCGTCATGGGAGCACCTGAATTTATTTATAAGGACGTTCCAGAACCATTAAAAGAAAAATTAGCGCCGTATAATGAACAAGGAGATCGAGTCCTGATTTTAGTCCATTTTTCGGATGAGCTAACCACAGCTCAGTTGCCAAATGAAAAAGAAACGGTAGCTATTTTTATTATCGCCGATACGATTCGAGAAAATGCAATCGATACATTCTCCTATTTTGCCAAACAAGACGTGACGTTAAAAGTTATTTCTGGGGATAATCCAATAACCGTAGCCCAGATTGCGAAACAAGCAGGAATTTCAGGTGCTGAAAATTTTGTTGATATGAGCAGTATCTCTGAGCATACGGATTTTAATGAATTAGTTGAACAGACAACAGTTTTTGGTCGAGTAACTCCGTACCAAAAAAGAGAATTGATTAAAGCCTTAAAACAAAACGGACACACGACTTGTATGACAGGTGATGGTGTGAATGATATTTTATCATTAAGAGAAGCAGATGTTAGTGTGGCGATGGCTAGTGGTAGTGATGCTGCTCGTGCTGTAGCGGATGTGGTATTGTTAAATTCTGATTTTAGCTCGATGATTCAAGTGTTGAATGAAGGGCGCAGAGTAATCAATAACATTGAGCGTGTGGCTTCGATGTATATGGTAAAAACGATTTATTCTGCGATTCTTGCGGTAACGTTTATTTTCTTATTTTTACCCTATCCATTCGCTCCGCTTCAGTTAACACCGATCAATACATTAACTGTAGGTATTCCATCCTTTATTCTAGCGTTGGAACCCAATTATCAGCGGATCAAAGGCCATTTTTTAACGAATATTTTACGAATCTCGGTTCCAGGTGCTTTGACTGTTGTGTTCAATATTTTGGTTTTACAACTTGCTGGTATTTGGTTTGATTTATCTCATCAAGAAGTGTCAACAATGTGTGTTTTGCTAACTGGATGTGTTGGTTTTCAAGTATTATTAAAAGCTGCTCGTCCTCTTGATTTGAAAAAACAAATCATGGTAGGTCTCTTATTGTCAGCGTTTCTTGTCTGCTTTGTGTTCTTTGGAGATTTCTTTATGTTAACGTCCTTGTTTACTAGAAATGTTTTGTTCTATCTTCCATTGATTTTAGGTAGCCGTTCTATTTTCAATTACATATCCTTGTTTATGAGTAGAGCGGTACATGAAATTGAAAAGAGAAAAGAACATAGGATGGAAAAACAAAAAAAACGTGTCATTTAA
- the nadE gene encoding ammonia-dependent NAD(+) synthetase, which translates to MDALQQAIIQELGVKPQIDPKEEIRKSIDFMKSYLSKYPFLKTLVLGISGGQDSSLAGRLAQLTMEEMRQETGDNSYQFIAVRLPYGEQADEADAKKALDFIQPDISLRVNIKPAIDACVNSLKDTDVSINDFNKGNMKARQRMIVQYAIAGEKAGAVIGTDHAAENITGFYTKYGDGGADILPLFRLNKRQGKALLKELGAPAELYLKIPTADLEDNKPLVADEVALGVSYDEIDDYVEGKEISEKAKTTIENWYLKTQHKRHMPISLFDDFWK; encoded by the coding sequence ATGGACGCACTACAACAAGCGATTATTCAGGAATTAGGCGTAAAGCCCCAAATCGATCCAAAAGAAGAAATTCGCAAAAGTATTGATTTTATGAAAAGCTATTTATCTAAATATCCTTTTTTAAAAACATTGGTTTTAGGAATCAGTGGTGGTCAAGATTCTAGCTTAGCTGGGCGCCTAGCTCAACTTACAATGGAAGAGATGCGTCAAGAAACAGGGGATAATAGCTACCAATTTATAGCTGTTCGTCTGCCTTATGGAGAACAAGCTGATGAAGCAGATGCCAAAAAAGCGTTGGATTTTATTCAACCGGATATATCGTTGCGAGTAAACATTAAACCTGCTATTGATGCTTGTGTAAATTCGTTAAAAGATACCGATGTTTCCATCAATGATTTTAATAAAGGAAATATGAAAGCTCGACAACGTATGATTGTTCAGTATGCAATTGCTGGTGAAAAAGCAGGAGCGGTGATTGGAACCGATCATGCAGCAGAAAATATTACTGGTTTTTATACAAAATATGGTGATGGCGGGGCGGATATACTACCATTATTCCGCTTAAATAAGCGGCAAGGAAAAGCTCTATTAAAAGAACTAGGAGCGCCGGCGGAATTGTATTTGAAAATTCCAACAGCCGATTTGGAAGATAATAAGCCCTTAGTGGCTGATGAAGTCGCACTTGGCGTAAGTTATGATGAAATAGACGATTATGTTGAAGGAAAAGAGATATCAGAAAAAGCAAAAACAACGATTGAAAACTGGTATCTTAAAACACAACATAAAAGACATATGCCAATATCGCTATTTGATGATTTTTGGAAATAA
- a CDS encoding nicotinate phosphoribosyltransferase — translation MKKVYSDDSLTLHTDLYQINMMQTYWKLGRADLHSVFECYFREMPFNHGYAIFAGLERLIDYLENLTFTETDIAYLREVEQYPEDFLTYLKEFEFKCTVRSALEGDLVFNNEPLIQVEGPLAQCQLIETALLNMVNFQTLIATKAARIKSVIGEDPLMEFGTRRAQELDAAIWGTRAAYIGGADATSNVRAGKIFGIPVSGTHAHSLVQSYGNDYDAFHAYAQTHKDCVFLVDTYDTLKSGVPNAIRVAKEMGDKINFLGVRLDSGDMAYISKRVREQLDEAGYTEAKIYASNDLDENTILSLKMQKAKIDVWGVGTKLITAYDQPALGAVFKLVSIEDEHGQMKDTIKLSSNAEKVTTPGKKQVWRITRKSDKKSEGDFVTLWDEDPREQEEIYMFHPVHTFINKTVRNFNARAVLQDIFVEGKRVYELPTLEEIKQYAKENLDSLWEEYKRDLNPQKYPVDLSTECWNHKMRLLEKVRVDVKALSEEK, via the coding sequence GTAGAGCGGATTTACATTCTGTTTTTGAATGCTATTTTCGAGAAATGCCTTTTAATCATGGATATGCGATATTTGCTGGTTTAGAACGATTGATTGACTATTTGGAAAATCTAACGTTTACAGAAACCGATATTGCGTACCTTAGAGAAGTGGAACAGTATCCAGAAGATTTTTTGACATACTTAAAAGAATTTGAATTCAAATGTACGGTACGTTCTGCTTTAGAAGGGGATTTGGTCTTTAATAATGAGCCGTTGATCCAAGTTGAAGGACCGCTTGCTCAGTGTCAGTTGATTGAAACAGCTCTTTTAAATATGGTGAACTTCCAAACTCTGATTGCAACAAAAGCAGCGCGTATCAAGTCTGTAATCGGAGAAGATCCGTTGATGGAATTTGGGACACGGCGAGCGCAAGAATTAGATGCAGCGATTTGGGGCACTCGTGCAGCATATATTGGTGGGGCAGATGCGACAAGTAATGTTCGTGCGGGTAAAATTTTTGGTATTCCTGTAAGCGGAACACATGCCCATTCATTAGTTCAATCTTATGGAAATGATTACGATGCATTTCATGCTTATGCACAAACACATAAAGATTGTGTCTTTTTAGTCGATACGTATGATACGTTAAAATCAGGTGTTCCAAATGCGATTCGTGTAGCCAAAGAAATGGGGGATAAAATCAATTTCTTAGGTGTTCGTCTTGATAGTGGCGACATGGCGTATATTTCAAAACGAGTGCGTGAACAATTAGATGAAGCAGGGTACACAGAAGCTAAAATTTATGCATCAAATGATTTAGATGAGAATACGATTTTAAGTTTAAAAATGCAAAAAGCAAAAATTGATGTTTGGGGTGTGGGGACTAAGTTAATCACTGCATACGATCAACCAGCTCTTGGTGCAGTGTTCAAATTGGTCTCGATTGAAGATGAGCATGGTCAAATGAAAGACACAATCAAATTGTCCAGTAATGCAGAAAAAGTGACTACACCAGGGAAAAAGCAAGTGTGGCGCATCACTCGTAAATCAGATAAAAAATCTGAAGGAGATTTTGTTACACTGTGGGATGAAGACCCTCGTGAGCAAGAAGAAATCTACATGTTCCATCCCGTACACACCTTTATTAATAAAACTGTTCGAAATTTTAATGCTAGAGCTGTCTTACAAGATATTTTTGTGGAAGGGAAACGAGTTTATGAGCTTCCTACATTGGAAGAAATCAAGCAATATGCAAAAGAAAATCTTGATTCTTTGTGGGAGGAATATAAGCGTGATTTAAATCCGCAAAAATATCCTGTCGATCTATCAACAGAATGTTGGAATCATAAAATGCGTTTACTTGAAAAAGTACGAGTAGATGTTAAAGCCTTAAGCGAAGAGAAATAA